A window of Leptospira hartskeerlii contains these coding sequences:
- a CDS encoding response regulator, which produces MISTLIADDHLLIREGLRKILSEEEDIEIVYEAENGQQVLDYLAGQSVQVLILDINMPLMSGLDILKYVHKLSPDTRVLILSMYPEDRFAVRALKAGASGYITKASAGDELISAVRKVIEGARYISPEATEMLVRELSKPSDRLPHETLSEREFQILMLLVKGKNVRSISEDLGLSVNTVNTYRARIFEKMSLKSTQELVRYAYDHKLLE; this is translated from the coding sequence ATGATTTCCACATTGATCGCTGATGATCATTTATTGATCCGAGAAGGTTTAAGAAAGATCCTTTCGGAAGAAGAAGATATAGAGATCGTCTATGAGGCGGAAAACGGACAACAGGTTTTGGATTATCTTGCGGGCCAATCAGTCCAAGTGCTGATCCTAGATATAAATATGCCACTGATGAGCGGCTTGGATATATTAAAATATGTTCATAAACTTTCTCCTGATACTAGGGTTCTCATCTTAAGTATGTATCCCGAGGATCGGTTTGCAGTCCGAGCATTAAAGGCAGGCGCATCCGGCTATATCACTAAGGCAAGCGCTGGAGATGAGTTGATCTCCGCAGTTCGTAAGGTGATAGAAGGTGCTAGATATATTAGTCCGGAAGCGACTGAGATGTTAGTGAGGGAACTTTCTAAACCTTCCGATAGACTTCCTCATGAAACTCTTTCAGAAAGAGAGTTTCAGATACTCATGCTTTTAGTAAAGGGCAAAAATGTTCGATCTATTTCAGAGGATCTTGGTTTGAGTGTGAATACTGTAAACACATATAGAGCTAGAATTTTCGAGAAGATGAGTTTGAAGTCCACACAAGAACTTGTTCGTTACGCTTACGATCATAAGCTTTTGGAATAA
- a CDS encoding GAF domain-containing sensor histidine kinase, translating into MQGFSNIDQEPNYGSFSEPFPRESEGFSKEDPIDRSNQEDQNTKDELLKKISVLNLLQQVATAANEANDVESVLQFSVDRICAIADWKLGLVCLVLEESEKPEYSSISFFREETFLKEFRNLLRTRSKKEESILSERVRSGRKPILLENFPSYLKGELKELSRKAGIEAAIGIPILVKENLVGVLEFYSGNKATDPSFFEAVSHISSQIGRVFERRDAENHLKTSGEQLRALSARLQEVREEERLLVAREVHDELGQLLTVLKIDLTLLKNNFQKSKGSDSKLVSELLSMIKVADSGIESVQRIATELRPLILEDLGLLEGIEWYAKDFEKRTGIRCEIKIPAGILFLEKDPSIALFRIFQEALTNAARHSKASSIHVSCLEEGQFLILKIQDNGIGIDPKKMNQSKSLGLIGMRERAVVLGGEVSITGGSEKGTSVIVKIPISNRNKEDFP; encoded by the coding sequence GTGCAAGGCTTTTCGAATATCGACCAAGAGCCGAATTACGGTTCATTCTCCGAACCTTTCCCTCGCGAATCAGAAGGATTTTCTAAAGAAGATCCGATTGATAGATCTAATCAAGAAGATCAAAATACAAAAGACGAACTTTTAAAAAAGATCTCGGTTTTAAATCTTCTACAACAAGTCGCAACCGCTGCAAACGAAGCAAATGATGTTGAATCCGTTCTGCAATTTTCGGTAGATCGGATATGCGCGATTGCAGACTGGAAATTAGGCCTCGTATGTTTAGTGTTGGAAGAATCCGAAAAACCGGAATATTCTTCCATCTCCTTTTTCAGAGAAGAAACATTCCTAAAAGAGTTTAGAAATTTATTAAGGACTAGATCTAAAAAAGAAGAATCTATTCTTTCGGAACGAGTCAGAAGTGGGAGAAAACCGATCCTACTAGAGAATTTTCCTTCTTATTTAAAAGGAGAACTAAAAGAACTTTCTCGCAAAGCTGGGATCGAGGCTGCGATCGGAATTCCTATCTTAGTGAAAGAAAATCTAGTGGGCGTTTTGGAATTTTATTCCGGGAATAAAGCCACGGATCCTTCTTTTTTCGAAGCTGTTTCTCATATTAGTTCTCAGATAGGAAGGGTATTCGAAAGAAGAGATGCGGAAAACCATCTCAAGACTTCAGGGGAACAGTTAAGAGCATTATCCGCCAGATTACAGGAAGTAAGGGAAGAAGAAAGGTTATTAGTTGCAAGGGAAGTCCACGACGAGTTGGGGCAATTATTAACTGTTCTTAAAATAGATCTTACATTATTAAAAAATAATTTTCAAAAATCTAAAGGTTCTGACTCCAAATTAGTATCGGAACTTTTATCTATGATTAAGGTAGCAGACTCAGGTATCGAATCCGTGCAGAGGATCGCAACTGAACTCAGACCTTTGATCTTGGAGGATTTGGGATTATTGGAAGGAATTGAATGGTATGCCAAAGATTTCGAAAAAAGGACCGGAATTCGCTGCGAAATCAAGATCCCTGCCGGAATTCTATTCTTAGAAAAAGATCCATCCATTGCATTATTCCGCATTTTTCAAGAAGCATTGACTAACGCAGCCAGACATTCCAAAGCGAGTTCCATACATGTTTCTTGTTTGGAAGAAGGCCAGTTCCTGATACTAAAAATCCAAGACAATGGGATCGGAATAGATCCTAAAAAGATGAATCAATCTAAGTCTCTTGGACTGATCGGAATGAGAGAAAGAGCAGTCGTATTGGGAGGAGAAGTTTCCATCACTGGCGGCTCCGAAAAAGGCACAAGTGTGATCGTAAAAATACCAATCTCAAATCGAAATAAGGAGGATTTCCCATGA